A single Deltaproteobacteria bacterium CG11_big_fil_rev_8_21_14_0_20_42_23 DNA region contains:
- the atpD gene encoding F0F1 ATP synthase subunit beta: MQTGNGTGHTQAMGKITQVIGPAVDVRFEEGFLPEIDSALKVSNPSINEKPWNLTLEVALQMGENTVRCIAMDSTEGLVRGADVVNTKAPIMMPVGKEVLGRILNVVGEPVDEAGEVKVKKSLPIHREPPPFEEQATEVEMFETGIKVIDLLAPYSRGGKIGLFGGAGVGKTVIVMELINNVAQQHGGYSIFAGVGERTREGNDLWMEMKESGVIDRCALVYGQMNEPPGARARVALSALTVAEYFRDDEKQDVLLFIDNIFRFTQAGSEVSALLGRMPSAVGYQPTLSTEMGGLQERITTTKSGSITSVQAVYVPADDLTDPAPATTFAHLDATTVLSRQIAELGIYPAVDPLDSTSAVLSPEIVGEEHYRTARDVQGVLQRYKDLQDIIAILGMDELSEEDKQIVARARKIQRFLSQPFFVASQFTGLEGKYVKLADTIRSFRDLVDGKYDHLPEQAFYMVGSIDEAVEKAKTLQA; encoded by the coding sequence ATGCAAACTGGAAATGGAACAGGACACACTCAAGCCATGGGGAAAATTACGCAAGTAATTGGACCAGCCGTGGACGTGCGTTTCGAAGAAGGCTTTTTGCCAGAAATCGATTCAGCCTTGAAGGTGAGCAATCCAAGTATCAACGAAAAACCATGGAATTTGACGTTGGAAGTTGCGCTTCAAATGGGAGAGAACACCGTTCGTTGTATCGCCATGGATTCTACCGAAGGTCTCGTTCGTGGAGCTGATGTGGTGAACACAAAAGCCCCAATTATGATGCCCGTTGGAAAAGAAGTACTTGGTCGTATTTTGAACGTAGTTGGAGAGCCGGTTGATGAAGCGGGCGAAGTGAAAGTAAAAAAATCACTTCCTATTCACCGCGAACCACCACCTTTCGAAGAACAGGCAACTGAAGTAGAAATGTTTGAAACCGGAATTAAGGTCATCGATCTTTTGGCGCCATATTCTCGCGGTGGAAAAATTGGTCTCTTCGGTGGAGCGGGCGTAGGTAAAACCGTTATCGTGATGGAGCTTATCAACAACGTTGCCCAGCAACATGGCGGATACTCTATCTTTGCGGGCGTTGGTGAACGTACTCGCGAAGGAAACGATTTGTGGATGGAGATGAAAGAGTCGGGCGTTATCGATCGCTGTGCTCTGGTCTATGGACAGATGAACGAGCCTCCTGGAGCACGTGCAAGAGTTGCGCTTTCAGCTTTGACCGTTGCCGAATATTTCCGTGATGATGAAAAGCAAGATGTACTTTTGTTCATCGATAACATTTTCCGTTTTACGCAAGCTGGTTCAGAAGTGTCGGCACTTCTTGGTCGTATGCCATCGGCTGTAGGATATCAGCCAACGCTTTCAACCGAGATGGGTGGACTTCAAGAGCGTATTACGACAACGAAAAGTGGATCAATTACTTCGGTGCAAGCCGTTTACGTTCCAGCGGATGACTTAACTGACCCCGCGCCAGCAACAACGTTTGCGCATTTGGATGCAACCACGGTTCTTTCGCGTCAGATTGCGGAACTTGGTATTTACCCAGCGGTAGATCCACTGGATTCAACGTCTGCGGTGTTGAGCCCAGAAATTGTGGGCGAAGAGCATTACCGTACTGCGCGTGATGTGCAGGGTGTGCTTCAACGCTACAAAGACCTTCAGGATATCATCGCCATTCTTGGTATGGATGAACTTTCTGAAGAAGATAAACAAATCGTGGCAAGAGCGCGCAAAATTCAACGTTTCTTGTCTCAGCCTTTCTTCGTTGCAAGTCAGTTTACTGGCCTCGAAGGAAAATATGTAAAACTTGCAGACACCATTCGCAGTTTCCGTGATTTGGTGGATGGAAAATACGATCATCTTCCAGAGCAAGCGTTTTACATGGTGGGCAGCATTGATGAAGCGGTAGAAAAAGCAAAAACGCTTCAGGCTTAA
- a CDS encoding peptide ABC transporter ATP-binding protein, translated as MMTLLKVENLHVSFHTPDGTFRAVNGVSFTLQQGATLGIVGESGSGKSITSLSLMQLVPCPPGSIDAGTALYNGIDLLSLPEEKIAKLRGNDIAMIFQDPMTSLNPFLKISRQLTETLEAHQDISSSEALQRSIDMLELVGIPEARKRIHDYPHQFSGGMRQRVMIAMSLLCKPKLLIADEPTTALDVTIQAQILELIQKLREELGTTVILITHDLGVVAGTCDHVAVMYAGKIVEYGKTEDIFAHPRHPYTKGLLASLPRLDAEKEQLTSIPGQPPDMSKPLQGCPFAPRCQYALEKCCKLFPDTFSFEEEHYSLCWKANEL; from the coding sequence CTGATGACTTTGCTCAAAGTAGAAAACTTGCACGTTTCATTTCATACTCCGGATGGCACTTTCCGCGCAGTGAATGGCGTGAGCTTTACGCTGCAGCAAGGTGCTACACTTGGCATTGTGGGCGAGAGCGGAAGTGGAAAAAGCATCACGAGCCTCTCGCTGATGCAGCTGGTACCTTGTCCTCCGGGAAGTATTGATGCTGGAACTGCGCTTTACAACGGCATCGATTTGCTTTCGCTGCCCGAAGAAAAAATAGCAAAGCTTCGCGGGAATGACATCGCAATGATTTTTCAAGATCCGATGACATCGCTCAATCCCTTTCTGAAAATTTCTCGGCAGCTCACCGAAACCTTGGAAGCTCATCAAGACATTTCATCATCTGAAGCCTTGCAGCGTTCTATTGACATGTTGGAACTCGTTGGCATTCCCGAAGCACGCAAACGTATTCACGATTATCCGCATCAGTTTTCGGGCGGGATGCGCCAGCGGGTGATGATTGCGATGTCACTTTTGTGCAAGCCGAAGCTGCTTATTGCTGACGAGCCAACCACAGCTCTTGATGTCACCATTCAGGCGCAAATTTTGGAACTCATTCAAAAGCTGCGCGAAGAATTGGGCACCACGGTTATCCTCATCACGCATGATCTTGGCGTTGTTGCTGGAACCTGTGATCACGTTGCGGTGATGTATGCCGGAAAAATTGTGGAGTACGGAAAAACGGAAGATATTTTTGCGCACCCCAGACATCCTTACACCAAAGGACTCTTGGCTTCCCTTCCAAGGCTTGATGCCGAAAAAGAGCAGCTTACTTCCATTCCTGGCCAACCGCCCGATATGAGCAAACCTCTTCAAGGCTGCCCGTTTGCGCCTCGTTGTCAGTATGCTCTCGAAAAATGTTGCAAACTGTTTCCAGACACCTTCTCTTTTGAAGAAGAACATTACTCGCTTTGCTGGAAGGCAAACGAACTGTAG
- the atpG gene encoding ATP synthase F1 subunit gamma, which yields MANLKDIRKRILSVKNTQKVTKAMKLVAAAKLRRAQNAAQASRIYMDNLLAVARRVAAAAGEDLPVLMNRRNVKKIDLVLFTSDRGLCGGFNENLLRAVKNWIAEKTASGFEVYPIVLGKKGRESLSRARLKAHVIADQVPESHPEAITHKVSTLLTERYYAEETDSVVLVYNHFISAGRQEVLFDELIPLSAETSAEYGIEYLCEPERKKLLAEICEETILGTIRQAFLDSYASELASRMQAMDSATKNASDMIADLALVYNRARQAAITSELIDILGGAEAIQ from the coding sequence ATGGCAAATTTAAAAGACATACGAAAACGCATTTTGTCGGTGAAGAATACGCAAAAGGTAACAAAGGCCATGAAGCTTGTTGCTGCGGCAAAACTTCGCCGTGCGCAAAATGCAGCGCAAGCAAGCCGTATCTATATGGATAATCTTTTGGCCGTTGCCAGAAGAGTTGCTGCTGCAGCGGGTGAAGACCTTCCTGTTTTGATGAACCGCCGCAATGTGAAAAAAATTGACCTCGTTCTCTTTACTTCCGACAGAGGATTGTGTGGCGGGTTCAACGAAAATTTACTTCGTGCCGTGAAAAATTGGATTGCTGAAAAAACCGCAAGTGGTTTTGAAGTTTATCCCATTGTGCTGGGAAAGAAAGGCCGCGAATCTTTGTCTCGCGCGCGTTTGAAAGCACATGTTATTGCGGATCAAGTTCCAGAATCTCATCCTGAAGCCATTACGCACAAAGTTTCAACATTGTTAACAGAACGTTACTATGCCGAAGAAACTGATAGCGTTGTGCTTGTGTACAATCATTTTATTTCAGCAGGAAGACAAGAAGTGTTGTTCGATGAACTTATTCCATTGAGCGCCGAAACTTCTGCGGAGTACGGAATTGAATACCTGTGCGAACCGGAACGAAAAAAACTTTTGGCGGAAATATGCGAAGAAACTATTTTGGGAACCATTCGCCAAGCCTTTCTCGATTCATATGCATCCGAGCTTGCAAGCAGAATGCAAGCAATGGACAGCGCAACGAAAAATGCCAGCGATATGATTGCCGACTTGGCGCTTGTGTACAATCGAGCTCGCCAAGCCGCAATTACTTCCGAATTAATCGATATTTTAGGTGGAGCAGAAGCGATACAATAA
- a CDS encoding sodium-translocating pyrophosphatase codes for MTGQTMMWFAILMSVVALLYAAFLAKQVSDKDPGTEKMIEVAAAIREGAMAFIKREYRILFIFVMAVAIILAVANTGALKLTAVAFVIGAFCSGLAGFLGLNIATKANVRTASAARIGLTQALDVAFRGGAVMGLCVVGLGVLGLGGLFLIFSGKFGTDVNNLKDVVLPILSGFSLGASSIALFARVGGGIYTKAADVGADLVGKVEAGIPEDDPRNPATIADNVGDNVGDVCGMGADLFESYVGAIISAMVLGATAGLNGVILPLLIAAIGILASIIGTFFVKTKEGGNPQKALNSGMFVAAGLFVVGAYFVIRFTVGDGITLSSMNIDALHIWGAVVVGLVAGSAIGMVTEYYCAMQRKPVNEIVNSSLTGTATVIMSGLALGKRSTALPLFFIGAAVLVSFSLAGLFGIAIAALGMLATTGIQLAVDAYGPVADNAGGIAEMSQLGPEVRERTDSLDAVGNTTAAIGKGFAIGSAALTALALFSAFREQAGLTSIDVTRPEVMVGILLGGTLPFLFSAMTMRAVGLAANEMIVEVRRQFREIKGLMEGTAKADYARCVDISTSAALKQMIKPGLLAVVVPVIVGFGSKAIWGDAAPLGGMLVGVTVTGVLLAIFMSNAGGAWDNAKKQIEGEKRCSINGTGKGSDRHASAVIGDTVGDPYKDTSGPSLNILLKLMSVISLVIAPFLV; via the coding sequence ATGACAGGTCAAACAATGATGTGGTTTGCAATACTGATGTCAGTGGTTGCGTTGCTGTATGCAGCTTTTTTGGCGAAGCAAGTTTCAGATAAAGATCCTGGAACAGAAAAAATGATTGAAGTGGCAGCTGCAATTCGTGAAGGAGCCATGGCTTTTATTAAACGCGAATATCGCATCCTCTTCATTTTTGTGATGGCAGTAGCTATTATACTTGCTGTTGCAAATACTGGCGCCCTAAAGCTCACTGCTGTTGCTTTTGTGATTGGTGCTTTTTGTTCGGGCCTTGCCGGTTTTCTTGGTTTGAACATTGCTACCAAAGCTAACGTGCGAACCGCAAGTGCAGCGCGAATCGGCCTCACCCAAGCGCTTGATGTTGCATTCCGCGGTGGTGCCGTGATGGGGCTTTGTGTTGTGGGTCTTGGAGTGCTTGGCCTTGGTGGACTCTTTCTGATTTTTTCTGGAAAGTTTGGAACGGATGTAAATAATTTAAAAGATGTGGTGCTTCCTATTCTTTCAGGTTTTTCATTGGGAGCTTCTTCCATTGCTTTGTTCGCGCGCGTTGGTGGAGGAATTTACACCAAAGCTGCAGATGTAGGCGCTGATCTTGTGGGAAAAGTTGAAGCTGGCATTCCAGAAGATGATCCGCGAAATCCTGCCACGATTGCCGATAACGTAGGTGACAACGTTGGTGATGTATGTGGAATGGGTGCAGATTTATTCGAGTCTTACGTTGGTGCCATCATCTCAGCTATGGTGCTTGGTGCTACAGCTGGATTAAATGGAGTTATTTTGCCGCTTCTCATTGCAGCCATTGGAATTCTTGCCAGCATCATTGGAACTTTTTTCGTAAAAACAAAAGAAGGTGGAAACCCACAAAAAGCTTTAAACAGCGGCATGTTTGTAGCCGCGGGTTTGTTTGTTGTGGGCGCATATTTTGTAATTCGTTTTACAGTTGGAGATGGCATTACGCTTTCTTCCATGAACATCGACGCGCTTCACATTTGGGGAGCGGTTGTAGTTGGGCTTGTTGCAGGAAGTGCGATCGGAATGGTGACAGAATATTACTGCGCCATGCAACGTAAGCCGGTAAATGAAATTGTAAACTCTTCACTCACCGGAACGGCAACTGTTATTATGTCTGGGCTTGCCTTGGGAAAACGCTCAACGGCGCTTCCTCTTTTCTTTATTGGTGCAGCTGTTCTCGTTAGCTTTAGCCTTGCAGGTTTGTTTGGGATTGCCATTGCAGCTTTGGGAATGTTGGCCACAACAGGTATTCAGTTGGCGGTAGATGCATACGGCCCAGTTGCTGATAATGCTGGCGGCATTGCCGAAATGAGTCAATTAGGGCCAGAGGTAAGAGAACGCACCGATAGTCTTGATGCCGTGGGAAATACAACAGCTGCCATCGGAAAAGGCTTTGCCATTGGTTCTGCAGCATTGACCGCCCTTGCTTTGTTTTCAGCTTTTCGCGAGCAAGCGGGTCTCACTTCAATTGACGTTACCCGTCCAGAAGTAATGGTGGGTATTTTGTTGGGCGGAACGCTTCCGTTTTTATTTAGTGCAATGACCATGCGCGCGGTTGGTCTGGCTGCAAACGAAATGATTGTAGAAGTCCGCAGACAGTTTCGCGAAATTAAAGGCCTCATGGAAGGCACCGCAAAAGCTGATTACGCACGCTGCGTTGACATTTCAACTTCAGCAGCCTTGAAGCAAATGATAAAACCAGGATTGTTGGCAGTTGTTGTTCCAGTGATTGTGGGCTTTGGTTCAAAAGCCATTTGGGGAGATGCAGCACCTCTTGGCGGAATGTTGGTTGGAGTGACCGTAACAGGTGTATTGCTTGCCATCTTCATGTCAAATGCTGGTGGAGCGTGGGATAACGCCAAAAAGCAAATCGAAGGCGAAAAAAGATGCAGCATAAATGGAACCGGAAAAGGCAGCGACCGTCACGCTTCAGCGGTAATTGGTGATACGGTGGGAGATCCCTACAAAGATACTTCGGGTCCATCGCTTAACATTTTGTTGAAGTTGATGAGTGTGATCAGTTTGGTGATTGCTCCATTTTTAGTGTAG
- a CDS encoding peptide ABC transporter permease produces MTNKEALVEEKYAEAGTSLWQDAWKRLLKNRMAVASGAFILLTAALSLLSPLISPYEVDTVNYSAIGQGPSFAHFFGTDVLGRDLFSRCLFGLRISLAIGVTSTLVTFVIGVVWGAVSGYFGGKIDSLMMRIVDILYALPYMFFVIVLMTVFGRNILLLFAAIGAVSWLTMARIVRGQVMSIRKKEFIEAAVSCGVGHRAIIFRHLIPNALGPIIVYVTLMVPRLILVEAFLSFLGLGVQAPLASLGSLTSDGAQGMELYPWLILFPGGILAVLLFALNYLGDGLRDALDPKMKL; encoded by the coding sequence ATGACGAATAAAGAAGCGCTTGTGGAAGAAAAATATGCCGAAGCTGGCACAAGCCTGTGGCAAGATGCTTGGAAGCGTTTGCTCAAAAACCGCATGGCGGTTGCAAGTGGCGCTTTTATTCTGCTAACAGCTGCGCTCTCTTTGCTGAGCCCTCTCATTTCTCCCTACGAAGTAGACACTGTCAATTATAGCGCCATCGGACAAGGCCCTAGCTTTGCTCATTTTTTTGGCACCGATGTTTTAGGCCGCGACCTTTTTTCTCGCTGTCTTTTTGGACTTCGCATTTCCCTTGCCATTGGCGTCACATCAACGCTTGTCACGTTTGTCATTGGTGTTGTTTGGGGTGCTGTTTCTGGTTACTTCGGTGGAAAAATCGATTCGCTCATGATGCGCATTGTTGATATTCTTTATGCGCTTCCTTACATGTTTTTTGTCATCGTGCTCATGACCGTTTTTGGCAGAAATATTTTGTTGCTCTTTGCTGCCATCGGCGCTGTATCATGGCTCACCATGGCGCGTATTGTTCGTGGCCAAGTTATGTCCATTCGCAAAAAAGAATTCATCGAAGCCGCTGTTTCCTGTGGAGTTGGACATCGCGCCATTATTTTCAGACATCTTATTCCAAATGCGTTGGGCCCTATTATTGTTTACGTTACGCTCATGGTTCCCCGGCTCATTTTGGTGGAAGCTTTTTTAAGCTTCTTGGGTTTGGGCGTGCAAGCTCCGCTGGCTTCACTGGGTTCGCTTACTTCAGACGGAGCTCAGGGAATGGAGTTGTACCCGTGGCTCATTTTGTTCCCCGGCGGAATTTTGGCTGTTTTGCTTTTTGCGCTCAACTATTTAGGTGATGGACTTCGAGATGCACTCGATCCGAAAATGAAACTCTGA
- a CDS encoding peptide ABC transporter substrate-binding protein has product MKDTPTMLKRIFSLLFLSVFLFSFFTACSKKKSVSSSGSDQTFVFNNRTEPEYLDPGLAADTQSSNVIVNLFEGLTRYHPKDLSVLPGVAHSWKISTDGKTYTFFLRQDAKWSDGSAVTAEDFVYSWRRVVNPSTASNYASLLYSIKNAREINSGKEKPETLGVKALDPYTLEVQLENPTPYFLHLTQFYTYAPVQKKTLDAFGDDWTRQEHIVSNGPFILTEWIPQKHIVMEPNPHYWGRDEVKLKKIYFLAIEDLETSLKKYLAGEIHFLDELPPIKLDALRNRADFVDGPWLGTYYIEVNTTRPILNQKLVRQALAHAIDRKQLVAVLKKGIPSSTMTPENVNNYIPPSGHEFNIEKAKQLLAEAGYPEGKGFPKFVISYNTHQTHQIAMEVVQNMLNKNLGINVEVQNLEFKVLLKQRAALAHDLARAGWIGDFLDPYTFLELYTTTSGNNHSGWSNKEYDDLIQLSNTILDPQKRNEVLQKAERILLDESPIVPLYTYTEPSLISPKVTGIYHNLQNIVPLRNVSMGENK; this is encoded by the coding sequence CAGAATATTTAGATCCAGGCTTAGCTGCTGATACGCAGTCTTCTAATGTTATTGTCAATTTGTTTGAAGGTCTAACGCGCTATCATCCCAAAGATCTTTCTGTTCTGCCTGGTGTGGCGCACTCGTGGAAAATAAGCACTGATGGAAAAACCTATACATTTTTCCTTCGCCAAGACGCAAAATGGTCTGATGGCTCTGCAGTTACCGCAGAAGATTTTGTATATTCTTGGAGAAGGGTTGTAAATCCTAGCACGGCTTCAAACTATGCTAGTCTTTTGTATTCAATAAAGAATGCACGGGAGATTAATTCTGGAAAAGAAAAACCGGAAACGCTTGGAGTGAAAGCCTTAGATCCGTACACCCTCGAAGTGCAGCTTGAAAATCCTACACCTTACTTTTTACACCTCACGCAATTTTATACGTATGCGCCTGTGCAAAAAAAGACACTCGATGCCTTTGGCGACGATTGGACAAGGCAAGAACACATCGTCAGCAATGGGCCCTTCATCTTAACCGAGTGGATTCCACAAAAGCATATTGTGATGGAACCAAATCCTCACTATTGGGGAAGAGACGAAGTAAAGCTCAAGAAAATTTACTTCCTTGCCATTGAAGACCTCGAAACTTCACTTAAAAAATATTTAGCCGGCGAAATTCATTTCCTAGATGAACTTCCTCCCATCAAACTTGATGCCCTTCGCAATCGCGCGGATTTTGTTGATGGTCCGTGGCTTGGCACTTACTATATCGAAGTAAATACAACGCGACCCATCCTCAACCAAAAACTTGTCCGACAAGCATTGGCGCACGCCATTGATCGCAAGCAGCTTGTAGCAGTTTTGAAAAAGGGAATTCCAAGTTCGACTATGACTCCGGAAAATGTAAATAACTATATTCCACCTTCGGGTCATGAGTTTAATATCGAAAAAGCGAAACAACTTTTGGCTGAAGCTGGCTATCCAGAAGGAAAAGGATTTCCAAAATTTGTTATCAGTTACAACACCCACCAAACACATCAGATTGCAATGGAAGTGGTACAAAACATGTTGAACAAAAATCTTGGAATAAATGTTGAAGTCCAAAATCTGGAATTCAAAGTGTTGTTAAAGCAGCGTGCAGCTCTTGCCCACGACCTTGCGCGCGCAGGTTGGATTGGTGATTTTTTAGATCCTTACACTTTCCTCGAACTCTACACCACTACAAGTGGAAATAACCACAGTGGATGGAGTAACAAAGAATATGATGATCTCATCCAGCTTTCAAACACCATTTTAGATCCTCAAAAAAGAAATGAAGTGTTGCAAAAAGCTGAGCGCATTCTTTTGGACGAATCTCCTATCGTTCCTCTTTACACGTACACAGAGCCATCGCTCATCAGTCCAAAAGTGACTGGTATTTATCACAACCTTCAAAATATTGTTCCACTCAGAAATGTTTCGATGGGGGAAAACAAATAG
- the atpC gene encoding ATP synthase F1 subunit epsilon has translation MELKVITPQKKVFEGEITSVTLPGEVGELTILPGHTFLVGKLDAGKMKIRSKEGDTLFRLGEGLVEVAKDHVTVLAQSAEAYT, from the coding sequence ATGGAACTGAAAGTCATTACGCCGCAAAAAAAAGTATTTGAGGGAGAGATCACGTCCGTCACATTGCCAGGTGAAGTGGGAGAACTTACCATTTTGCCAGGACACACTTTTCTTGTGGGAAAACTTGATGCAGGAAAAATGAAAATCAGATCCAAAGAAGGCGATACCCTTTTTCGTCTAGGAGAAGGTTTAGTAGAAGTAGCAAAAGATCATGTAACCGTTTTGGCGCAATCGGCTGAAGCTTACACGTAA
- a CDS encoding MFS transporter, which produces MTALVSALGTKFKHPKGLYILFFTEMWERFSYYGMRAILVLYLVAETKNGPMGGLGWSKGDALALYGWYTMLVYVASIPGGWLADRVFGARKAVMFGGLLLCIGHFLLAFHGLFLFYTSLGFIIAGVGLLKPNISTLVGTLYAPGDPMRDKGFTTFYIGINVGAFLSSFVVGTVGELIGWHYGFALAGVGMLLGQAVFVWGQKYIISVDHESGINQKLTDAQKNIPLTRIEKDRMGVMFLSFLIVVVFWGAFEQAGGLMNLYTLEKTNRFLLGWEIPASWFQSLNPFFIMIFGTMAAQFWYVRAKLKKESSSLYKMALGTMIMGFGFVFMVFATMQTSSGTQASMIWLILAYLFHTIGELFASPVALSFITKLAPVKYASLMMGVYFATTGFGNKLAGLLGEWSENAGEFAIFGGIAAFTILFGLIMIAFLKPLKRLTHGAEDETPPPSSAKLAKDEIATIEYG; this is translated from the coding sequence ATGACAGCTCTTGTAAGTGCACTGGGAACGAAATTCAAACATCCAAAGGGGCTTTATATCCTCTTTTTCACAGAAATGTGGGAACGATTTAGCTATTACGGAATGCGAGCTATTTTGGTGCTGTATCTTGTTGCCGAAACCAAAAACGGGCCAATGGGTGGTCTTGGTTGGTCAAAAGGAGATGCCTTAGCACTTTATGGTTGGTACACCATGCTTGTGTATGTTGCGTCAATTCCTGGAGGATGGCTTGCCGATCGCGTCTTTGGTGCAAGAAAAGCCGTGATGTTCGGAGGTCTTCTTCTTTGTATTGGCCATTTTTTGCTGGCATTCCACGGGCTTTTTCTTTTTTACACTTCCTTAGGCTTTATCATCGCCGGAGTTGGTCTTTTAAAACCAAATATTTCAACCCTCGTCGGAACCCTCTACGCACCCGGCGATCCTATGCGCGATAAAGGCTTCACCACTTTTTACATCGGCATCAATGTTGGGGCCTTCCTTTCTTCTTTCGTGGTAGGTACCGTAGGGGAACTTATAGGCTGGCATTACGGTTTTGCACTGGCTGGCGTTGGAATGCTGCTTGGGCAAGCCGTCTTTGTTTGGGGGCAAAAATATATTATCTCTGTTGATCATGAGAGTGGTATCAATCAAAAGCTTACAGATGCACAAAAAAACATACCTCTCACACGCATTGAAAAAGACAGAATGGGCGTTATGTTTCTCTCGTTCCTTATCGTCGTTGTTTTCTGGGGGGCCTTTGAGCAAGCTGGCGGTCTTATGAACCTCTACACCTTGGAAAAAACGAATCGTTTTCTTTTAGGTTGGGAAATTCCTGCAAGCTGGTTTCAGTCATTAAATCCGTTCTTCATCATGATTTTTGGAACTATGGCAGCTCAATTTTGGTACGTCCGTGCAAAACTTAAAAAGGAATCTTCATCGCTCTATAAAATGGCACTTGGCACCATGATCATGGGTTTTGGATTTGTCTTCATGGTTTTTGCAACCATGCAAACCTCTTCTGGTACCCAGGCTTCTATGATCTGGTTGATTTTGGCCTACCTCTTCCATACCATAGGTGAGCTTTTTGCTTCACCCGTAGCGCTTTCTTTTATCACCAAGTTGGCTCCGGTAAAATATGCCTCCCTCATGATGGGGGTTTATTTCGCAACAACTGGTTTTGGAAACAAGCTGGCTGGTCTTCTTGGCGAGTGGTCAGAAAATGCTGGTGAATTTGCTATCTTTGGCGGAATTGCCGCCTTCACTATTTTGTTTGGTTTGATTATGATCGCCTTCTTAAAACCATTAAAACGTTTAACACATGGAGCTGAAGATGAAACACCTCCGCCTTCATCTGCTAAGCTTGCGAAAGATGAAATAGCAACCATCGAATACGGCTGA
- a CDS encoding peptide ABC transporter substrate-binding protein — protein MSEQNMKPLVEVKNLKIYFPIEKGLILKKKVGAIKAVDGISFSIMPGETLGLVGESGCGKSTTGRALIQLIKPTDGEILFEGKNLTSLSNEELRKKRQDFQMIFQDPYGSLNPRMTVGDIIAEPLKTYNIAKGKPLERMVQDLLYEVGLNPRFIRRYPHEFSGGQRQRIGIARALALKPKFIVCDEPISALDVSIQAQILNLLDELKKRHHLTLLFIAHDLAAVRHISDRVAVMYLGKIVEIAPKKMLFENPSHPYTQALMSAVPIPDPLIQKKRQRIVLVGDVPSPINTPCGCRFHSRCPKVMTECRSIQPKLKEYEADQYVSCHYDGTINITIRKSLDF, from the coding sequence ATGAGTGAACAAAACATGAAACCATTGGTAGAAGTTAAAAATTTAAAAATATACTTTCCCATTGAGAAAGGCCTTATCCTCAAGAAAAAAGTTGGCGCCATAAAAGCTGTGGATGGGATTTCGTTTTCCATTATGCCGGGCGAAACCCTTGGGCTTGTGGGAGAAAGCGGCTGCGGAAAATCAACCACCGGCCGAGCCTTGATACAGCTGATAAAGCCAACCGATGGTGAAATTCTTTTCGAAGGAAAAAATTTAACCTCCCTCTCAAATGAAGAACTGAGGAAAAAGCGCCAAGATTTTCAAATGATTTTTCAAGATCCCTACGGCAGTCTTAATCCCAGAATGACCGTTGGCGACATTATTGCCGAGCCGCTCAAAACCTACAATATTGCAAAGGGAAAGCCGTTGGAGCGCATGGTGCAAGATCTTTTGTACGAGGTAGGCTTAAATCCGCGTTTCATTCGCCGTTATCCCCACGAATTTTCCGGTGGGCAGCGTCAACGTATTGGCATCGCGCGCGCTCTTGCCCTGAAGCCAAAGTTCATTGTCTGCGATGAACCCATTTCTGCTTTAGATGTTTCAATTCAAGCGCAAATTTTAAACTTGCTGGACGAACTCAAAAAGCGCCATCATCTTACCTTGCTTTTCATTGCACACGATCTCGCGGCCGTTCGTCATATTTCTGATCGCGTTGCCGTAATGTACTTGGGAAAAATTGTGGAAATTGCACCAAAGAAAATGCTGTTTGAAAATCCTTCTCATCCTTATACTCAAGCCCTCATGAGCGCTGTTCCCATTCCTGATCCTCTGATTCAGAAAAAGCGTCAAAGAATTGTGCTTGTAGGTGATGTTCCAAGCCCCATCAACACGCCATGCGGATGTCGTTTTCACAGCAGATGCCCAAAAGTTATGACAGAGTGCCGCAGCATTCAACCCAAGCTCAAAGAATACGAAGCTGACCAATATGTTTCTTGTCACTATGATGGAACAATAAATATTACCATTAGAAAATCCCTTGATTTTTGA